From the genome of Gallus gallus isolate bGalGal1 chromosome 4, bGalGal1.mat.broiler.GRCg7b, whole genome shotgun sequence:
gcagtgcagaaaatAGGGGGGAAACAAGGAAATTGATTTTCCCCTCAAAATTGTAGGGAACCATAAAATTTGTTAAACAGTCAGAATATTATAGTGATTAGAAAAAAGAAGGACATTTATGATAATACAACAGCTGGCCTCTGTGTTAAGGCTGACACTGTGAATGAAGAGCCTATTCTAAGAAATGTTTTCACccatgaggtttaacaaaacAAGCCAATATCAAGAATGGGCGAGAAAGCAAAAACATGATAAGAAGcagataagaaagaaagaaaaaattcctCTCATCTCAGGAAAGATGGAGACCCCCTAAGTAAAGGGGCAAAGCTGAGGGTCTCAAGGATCATTCCCACAATCTAGTTTAGATGTCAGCTAAAGAACTATGGAAGCCTGTTCACTGATTGTGCATTAGAGCTCGTAATCTGCAGTTACCCAACCATCAGCACAAGGACAGAAATGACGAGACCAAGCATATTACAAATGTTAGGTAACGGCACATCTTACATAGGCTGACAATCTGAAAGGTTTCTTATTCGTCATCTCCAGTGACAGATACTATGACAGCTTCCACCTGGCTTCTCACCATGCTCTGAGCTGCAAATAGTGACAATTGGGTgtaaaagacagaggaaaagggATTTCACAGCAAGATAGGACTGGTGGTAATTCCTTGAGAGCTTCTGGGTTGTGGAAGGAACCTACTCCACTTGAGaaagttctgctgctttctttgacCCCATTGGTATGCTACTACAGGCAAGTAGTTAGGAATAAACATACAGCTTCAAGCCTGAAACTAGACCTAaattaaaaacacttaaaaaaattaatttacctCAGAAGAACCACCAATGAGAAGGGTATTTCCACTACAAGCAGATATTTTAAGGTCAAATCACCATGAAAGTCCAGAGGAGAAGTTTGATAACTTTCTCTTCATGTTACGCAAGGTTTATTTTGGGGCTATTTTTATTGCAAAACAATGACAGTAgctgagagaaaaagggaagtACTTTGCTGGTCAGCACCATGCTTACTCTGCACTTTCAACAATCAAGAGAGCTCTTTAATTGAATTGCCCGtgtttctgaatttcttccaCACAGACACTAATGTTGAAAGTTACGAATAGTATCGGCACAGCAACCAAAGCTCAAATCTAACACTTCCTCCACAGAATAACATTGTCTAGCTCGTAGCATTTACTaacatttttgttactttttgcATAGAAAAATAATGTGTTCAAGGTAAATGTTACCTTTCTGCATCAAAAAACCTGGGACAACCTCCCAAAAATTTACCAAGAACATTGTTTGTAAATCTAAATAATATTCACAAATCCAAACGTAATAATGATAATGATGGCAGCTTGGTCCATTGGCACTATTGTGCCAACTGCTTCACCAAACAGCCTGGCACTGACTCTCAAAAAGCTTCCATTGCTGGCATAATCATACCTGGATATCTAGATGGCTAAACAAGTGTCAAGAGTATTTCAGCAAGTTAATGGATTCTAGTTTCATAAAACACATATCTGCATGCCTAGACTTTGGTAGGCTGCTAGAAAATCTCAACAGATCCAAGGAACAGTGAAGCACCTGCCTCTGCAGAATGAAACACAGGTGCAGAGACTAGCATATGCCATTGTTCTTAAGAGCTTATTAAACATCAGTCAGTGAGGATATAAATCACACTTCAGGACAGCTGGAGTTTGGGCTTCACCCAGCACCACAATGTAATGAAGCCAGTATACAATGGCTGCACATGAAATATGAGTAAAACCTACATACTTCTACTTCCTTACTCCTGCCATATCAGAACAACTGTTCAGTATATTTGCAAGCAGAACAGCAGAGTGAAAATTTAATTTCCACCTATTTGTGCTGTGTGGAATTTGGGAGATGTCTGAAGACATGAGACTATAACTGGAAGTGAAAGAACTTGCCTAAAAATCTATGTCAAATTGTATTAAAAGGAGTTCAAGGAGTTTTTCACCTTCTCCATATGGATGTGAAGCACAGCCTCCATTTCCCCCATAAGTTCTGGGCCAACATCCTGCCTTCCTTAAGCACTAACTCTTCTTTAAAGCAGTTCAGTTGCTCTTAGGTTGTCTATGCAGGTGTCAGATCTTATTGTGAAAGGCGCTTGCCCAACACAAATAACAGTGAGTGACTTGTCAAGAAGTCTGTCACCCTGAAAGCCTCGTGTTTGAATTATCaataagaaatatatatgcaGCAATCTGGGCTTGTGCGTGAATGACTAAGTCAGACACTGACAGCAGTGAACCAGTAATGACACCAATAAAAGCTGACTCGCTACATTTCTGTTGTCAAAATTCTATcaactcttcattttctgttaattcATCTTCCAGAAATTTAGGACAGGCTGAGTCCCTGTGTCCTCAGGCAATGACTGCAGAGAGCATGACACTGCATTAACCACATTTATCTAGGGCTTAGGAATATAGTTCTCAAGCctgttccttctttctccctctcctctaGGCTTTGTCTGGTATTTCATCTCTGACAGCAGACATTCAGtctacaaaagaaaagcaatttacaTGAGCTGTGAACACaattttcactgaaagaaaaatgatactgTAGTTGATTCATACTGAACACTGAAATTTCACCTACTCCTCATTAACATCACAGAAACCACTGTTTTTTACATACCCTAATCTTTCATTGAAATCAGCAAAGGACTACATGGAGTAAGAAATGTGAGACAGTTTGTACACACACGATCTGCTGGCAGCCCAAATCCTACAGAAAAAATTTCCTCACTGAAAAATTCTTATGATACTATTCCTACTTGAAGGAAAGCATGTGAAGAACATGCAAGTGTCTTCTGATACTAAAGTGGCTACTAAAAGAAACAGGATAAATAACAAATGGGTCATGTTAGAACAGTAAGGTCTGTAAGAGTGAGTTCAGCAAAAAGAATTGAGAAGAGTTTGCTTCAAACAATGTGCACCACGAACATGGCCAGAGCACTCCAGCTGGAAAGCGTGCTGATGGAACAGTGGTTCACTAGATGAGGAAGGATTcgaagaaactgaaaaacttcCCTAGAATTCAGTGTCAAATTCAAGTGTATACTTAGGGATAAGCAAACATACTTTTCAGTGTCCTGATCAATTCAATTTTAGGGGAAATTTGGGTATTTAGGAGAAAGCCAAAGGTAAAAATGCTGGATTTCAAGCAGAGCagaagttcctttttttcttttctttttttttttcagtagcataTTTTCAAAGACTCCCTCCAGCTTGTTTACATTTCTGCCCTCTGTGTGTACTCCAGACACCAGTACTCATTACCTatttcaagaaagagaaaatggtgTGATTGCATTTATTAACATAACTTTTAGCACATACTCTGTGCATATTTCTGTATCTTATATGGAGCAAGGCTATTTGAAGTCAAGAAAAGGCTGGGAGATCtggaatctgaaagaaaaatgaagtgtatGATAGATGAGATGATGGGGAAAATAGCCATTGATAAGATAATGGAGAAGTAACATCAGTGGTAACCTtacttctaaaaaataaattattaatgttTTTCCTCTAAACATATCTTCTCTAAATTTCCCCCCTTTAACCAGCTGAAAGTAATACCCTTCCCACTTACTGTTTtgtatattatttttcataattcaCTGAGAATTAGGCAAAttcatctattttattttccatccttTCAACTAAGTAGCTGGCACATTTGTTGTTTGGAACAATGTAATAGATTTTACCCCAGACTGCAGATATCCTGAAGAATGAACATGTATGTAGTACTCAAAGTGTATTAAGAAAGTAATCACTCAGATGGCAACTTCATTATCTTCTAGCATGTAACAAAAATACAACTTCTTTTTACCTTAATTGCAACACAGCCAGTGAAAGTAACATAAATTATTATCAGAGTGTGCATGTCACAAGTGAAGTCTTCAAAGATTGTGTGATGATTCCAACAACTCCTCCCATTCTCATGTTCAAATGAGCTTTACCTCAATTGACGTCATAATTTCAACCAAAAGACCACAACTATCCAAAGCTTACCCGCAAGAATTACTCAACTCCAGTGAACCCATCTTAATTGGATTAAAACTGTCTTAAGCTAGGTTTGGGGTCAGAGTATGtgagtatgttttttttcctcttcttattttctttcttttttcttttttttgggggggaggtttgaatagttcattttttttataagatTCACATTGGCTTTACTTAGAAATTTTTCAGATGTcataatttttattctttgttttgaaacagcTCACTTGCCTCACTTAACTGAGGGAAATCTTTTCTATCCAGCTTACAGAATAAGTATATTTATATCAATTTATATCCTATTACATTCTATTTTAATTTGGGAAGTAAAAACTTTATCTTAGGCAGCAATGTTCTGAAACACAACATGCCTTTTACTGCACATACATTGCTCCGCTTGAACTGTAAATACTGATTcagttttcaaactgaaaaaaaaaaaaaacaaaaaaaaaccctcacttTTTTCCATCAGTCATTTGATCATGCTCCTTGGAAACCCTCACGTTCTTATGCTCACCACTACAAAGTGTTACCTAGAAAGTATCAGAAAACTGGCAGCGTAAGAGAGTGGCGGCTGTTGCTGCATCTTTTTTCCCATGGTCACACAACAGCAGTGGAACAACTGCCAGCTGTTACAGAGCACATAGCATCACACCTGTACAAGCCACTGGCAAAGCACTAGTCCTGTTCTCAGATGTTAGAGCCAGATTAGCAAGCAGCAGTAGGCAGTATGTGCATATTCAGTATAACTATACCCAAATTAATATGCAAACCACAGAATCGAGATCTGTCCTAGCAATCAAAAAAACCTGCTTGTTTCTGACAGGTGAACAGGGCCTAGCAGTTCACTGCAAGAGATTCTCTACACCTTTTGTGATGTTTTTACATACTACAGGGCAGGAAGTTTGTAAGATTCAGGGCATTTCCAGCTGTTGGTAAGTCCAAAAGGAACTCCTAAAGCCTTTTGGGACTGGTGATGATCTCAAGAGCTTCTTCCTCCTTGGGGAAGGGATGGCAAGTGCTCCCCAGAACAAATTGCTGCCAGTCTCATAATAAAGCCCTTATGTCCTTACATGTCAGGTATAAATTCCCAGGACCACCCAGTCCACCATAGCCCAGGCAGTTCAGGCACTTTTTGAAATGCTTACATGTCTGAGTCAAACAAGACAAGGCCAAAGCGTGACAGTAAGAGCAATCCCATTATAGTTAGCTTCCAAAAGGTAAGTTGCAACTTGAAACTGTGAAACGGAGAAATGATTACTGAAGATATTAATGTGAAAGCCAAGCCTTTATATTTGCTAAGGTAATGTTTGAGTAATATAAACACATACCTTTGCATATCTTACAACTGTGTTTGTTCACTCTCTTATTGCCATCACTGAGAACAGGTAAAGCAGAACCTTTAactgttgagaaaaaaaaaaagaaaaaaaaaaaagacccaacgaccccaaagcactgaaaacaacTGAAGATCCAGGAAGAAAGCTAAGAAAATACTGACCATCATTTGCTATAggtcattattttaaatgtaagtgATAGCATATCAAAGAGtattaaagaagaaagtgcACAGTAGTGTGTGAGGTGTGCCTCAATGCAGTCGACAAAATCGAGTTGTAATCTTTCAAGATATCAATTGAACAATGGGACACTTGCACTTCTTGCATACTGAGCTATTATTTACAAAGGAACATAAACAGGTAACTCTTTAAAACCAGAGAAGAACACAAGGAGaatcaaggaaataaaacagctgACAAATTCAAAGCAAATATAAAACCTTAATGGCACAAAATCGTAGCAGGATATTGAGATTTGGTTATTCATCTGTGCTCGGGAGTACCAGCATACtactataggaaaaaaaaaaaaagagtaatttacACAATAGGAGATAGCAGCAGCAGTAGTAGTGACTCGATATTTTTCTAACTCTTATGAAGTGGAACAATGTGCATTCCTATAAAAGAGGAAACACTTGACCAGTCAGCAATACCCCTGCCCCTTCTGAGACTGCCTATGTTAAATAGTTTCTAggtgatattaaaaaaaactgacCAAATATTTGTATCTGGGACATCTCCTCCAAACTCCTATCTGTAAAGAGTTAGAAAAAAGCTTCACCTGGTGAAATGAAAGAGACATTGTCTCCTGTTTAATTGTCTTTTAGCTTAACTGGGCCTGCAACCAGTGAATGCATATTTTCACTATAGATACCAAACCAAATACTGAtgtggaaaggaaagcagccaAGATATGCAACAAAGCAACAGCATCACTTCCTGTGCTTAACAAATTAATGACTGGACAATGTAAAGAAGTCACGTGGCTAGTAATTCTCTGCATGCGTTTCCTTAGGGCTCGCCTAAGGTGGGAAAGCTTTCTATGATACTCATGCTAATAACTTGCCAGAATTTCAGAGTACCTTCACACAGCAGCCCTTATCAAAGTAGCTCAGCAAAGGCTGGTAATCGGAAAGGTAGGACCAGAACTGCAGCTGTACAACCCAACTAGCAAAATCAACTCCTCTTTCCCtttagaaagagaaatacaaatgcTTTGGTGAGTTCTGTCATACCTAAACTGCCAACACCACTCATGGTAGCTaatttcatagagtcatagaatggcagcatggttttggttggaaaagacctttcaTTCCAActcctgctgtgagcagcaagGACACCTTCCAAGAGGTCAGGCTGCTCcaggctccatccagcctggccttgaactcctccagggatggggcacccacagctacTCTGGCCAAGATGTTTCAGTACCTCACCATCCTCattgtgaagaatttcttcctaacatatAATTTAAAGCTGccctcttttcatttaaagccattaccttttgtcctatcactacaatccctgataaagagtcttTCCGCAGCATTCCTACAGGaccctttaggtactggaaggccatcATACAGTTTCCCTGgcacctcctcttctccacactgaacaaccccacctccctcagcctgccttgATTGGAGAGGTGTTCCAACCATCCCAGCATCCTCGTGGCCACCTCTAGACTAGCTCTAACAGCTCTATAtacttcttgtgctgggggccccagagctgaatgcagtgctTAAGGGGAGATAAACTTGGCTGCAGCACATTCACACCACCTATAGCCAAAGACTGACAGATCTATAATGAAAGAGATGTGGCCGAAGGCAGGCAAGAATTCAGCTTTCTGAATTCTGGCTGACATGTTTCTCTTCCCTGTCTTTGCCATACCTACAAAAGGAAGTATGCCAAAGGTAgtaaggcagcagcacagaaaagcagaatcaAAGAAAGCTCATCTGTAGTTCagtgcttttgctgctgttatttgGACTGAAAAGAGCCTACCCATGTTCACATGGAAGGTAGCTAAATGTGAGCTGGAAGTCTAAAAGTACAAAAAAGCACTGCTCATGCAGATGGTCTTGGCTTCTGAAATGCTCCTAGAGATACCCACTTCACATGCACAGGGCATGTTTTGCATGAGTATTGACTCACAGGATTCAAGCTTTGTGCTGTCTACTGCATCTCAGCACGTTCATGACCTCTGACTACTGCACGTTTCAGCACATGACTCTCCGAGAGAGCCAACTGCTGAATTTCACTCTACATCCAAAATAGCCTCATGCTTCAGATCCCTGGGGACTTCTGGAATTTCCCCAGCAGTAATCACTGTAGAATGAGCTTGATAGTTCAGATTTTGTGAACAGTCATCCAAGCATAAATGTCACGTAAATTGTCCTTACTCATGTGTTCTGTCCAAGGAAAACACGTAACCTAACTGTGACAATTTCTTACTCAACAGAGCTGAACCCTCTGATGAAAGCTTCAATGACCTGAGCTGGCCAACCTGTGCATCATCCTGTGTATTGCCTCAGTGTGCTACAGCCAGGCAAATCCTTCTTCCTGGTAATGCAGCGTAAGCCTCAGTTCATTGCAAATGCTGAGCTTAGAAGAAAACTAGTTATGGACACATACAAGTATGCAAAGGTAGAAAAGGGCTCTTGATTCCTGTATATGAAGGTGGCTTAAATGGATGtacatatgcaaataaaatctgcaCCCATTAGTACTGCCCCACAGAGAACATAGCACTTCCTTGGGGAGGAGCACTTCCCCAAGGAAGTGCTATGTTCTCTGTGGGGCAGTACTATGGGGCAGACATAGTGCAATCCTCATGGCGTTGCAGCATGGAGAAAATGGTGGTTCCACCCCTATGATCTCAAGGGATCCCAGAATTTGTTTCTAACTTTTCTGCTCATTGGTTGCCCCTGAATACATTTAACATTGTCCACACTTAACAGCTGTGtttcttattgttttctttagcaATCTCTCCAGATTTTGAGAAAACAATCCTTGCCTTTGCAAGGCTCCAAACTCCTCAGTTGCCACTCTACtggcttaaaaacaaaacaaaacaaaaacactataCAACACTATTTACTGGGATCTACTGATACTATTGTTACTTAAACAAGTCAGGTGGCAAAAACAGCCTGGATGATCACCTCGCCTGAAGCCACAGTTACCCGATGCATCAGATTTATGCTGAACTTCATATAAACCTATAAATTCATATAAACCTTCATATGAACCTATAAATGTCGGGGAAGAATTCATTCTCATTGAAACTAGtaagttgaaataaaaaaaaacagatgacatCTTATGACTCACAGGAGGTATGAAGTCCAGATTTAAAGCCATCATTTCTTCCAATCTACCAAATGTATTACCTTCTGGACCCCCACACAACCTTTAAGCCCTCTAGAAGACTACAGGTCCTCTTCACGTCCACACTGCTTCTCTTGTAACACCTCAGTTTCTCCTCTTGTCTGTATAAGCCATGTCCCATTTCCCCAACTCTTTTCAATTTCTAATCCAACCTGAACAGCTGGACAAGAGACAGTGCAGGAGGTAGCTAACTCCAAGTGACATGCTGGCTCCAGGCAGGAACATCTGGAACATCTGGACTGGCCAGCTGCCAAGGCAAAGAGCACAGCTGATGCTGCAGATTCTCTCTTAAGGCAGGGCTGCTTTGGCTTGCTCTCCCTCCGTCCACCACTGACTCAACACAAACATGTGTTAACTTGATTGATATCCTTTAGACCTACAGCTCTTAGTCAAATCTTTCTGCAGCTGGGGAAATGACACGAACTTTACAGGAGGGATGAGACTGGGGAAGTAGGGAAATGACAGAGGAGGATAGAAAGGCAGCTTGATCGTGTAATTTCCTTCTAAGACTCAGATACAAGCCAACAGCCTGAAGGATGACATTACCAAATGGCCATTGGAAAGGGGTGCAAATTAGTTATTAGctacttcatagaatcatagaatggcttaggttgaaagagtgctcaaagatcatctagttccattATCCCTGCTGTGGGGTTTTCCTGACTGCTAGAGGTAATCACCATCTTTCTGAACTTCTGGTTTCCCATGTAAGACTAAGCAAGGAGCTGGATGAACTGCCTGATCCATTAAGAGGACAAAGTTCAGGACTGAGAGCTTCTGTGTACCACTGGGTAGTTATCTCATTTAGCTCTCACTAGGACTGTTCCCCTGCTACATCTTACCTGTTCTGAGTCCTGAGCTGGGTTTTAATTTTTGGACATTACATCTTCTATTAGGATTATTGCACTGTGATCCTTgcaattttaattttgctttccatGTTGCCCCCCCCCCTGCCAGTACAGTTTTACCTGAAGTTAATTCCTGCTCAGTCCTATTGCTTTTGAATTACAACAACTACCTGGTTTGTTAATTTTGTTAATTTAACATTTAATGTTAATTTAACATTAATTTAATGttaatttaacattttaaaataaattaattaattaaacatAACCTGTGTAGTTCAGTTGCAGGAAGCTaactctgtgctctgtgccacTTCTGACAGTCTTCTTATAAGGAAACAATATCGATTTTCTGCTGAATATCAAGTCAAGCCAGTCCAAAATAGTCACTATAGCATATTTGGTCTTAAGCCATTCAAATAATGATTTATGAGCAGATCTCCACAAATCTCACTGAAATCAGTTTCTACCTGATTTTGCATTAGTGCTTAAAGTTTCAGATATATGTTCAACAGCAAATGaacatttattaaataaaaattagaaagtTGCAGGGGGAAGTAGATCCAAGTGCACACCTCCAGATCTTTAATTCTTGCACAGCCATAAATGCATTCTAAATGGAAGCAACAGATGGtataaaaaatactgcaagGTGTGGAACAAAACCCACGGCAGCCTCAATTTGCTTTGCTGAACTCCATTTGTGTTAACAAATACCTATAAAAAAGATAATAAGGACTGGCTGCATGGCTGCACCCCcacttcaaaagcaaaaacaacaacaaaaaccctgcAAAATCATAATTCATATCAAGGCTAATTAcaaatgaaagtgtttttaCTATAGCTGAAGTAAATCGACGTAAATATAAATCTAGATTCCatctaattttctttaaatgctcacagaatcacagaaaactttttttgttgttgcaaaaTGCATTGACTGGAATATGCATTTACCATTATGAATACAAAGAAGCAGTGGAGCAGAAAGCTTGCAGAAGAGGAGCTGAGATAGGGAACGGTGAGCATCTCCTCTTTGCAGGCAAAACCGCTGCTGTGCGGGTTCGGAGGGAAGGGCCGGGTGGCCCCGTCGCGTCCCGCAGCACTAAGAGGTGGAACGAGTGCTGAGGACTCCCGACCTCCACCTGCCCGAGAGCGGCCAAAGCGGGTGGAACAACTTCCCCGCCCCGACCCCACTCCGCACCCGGGAAATCCCCAGGCAGCTACGGTACCGAGAGAATAAAAGCAATGGGGACAGCGAGGCGGCACAGCCAGCACGCGGAGTGACCAACTGACAGCCCCAGCCATGAGCCCAcgtctcctcctccctctgctcttaGCCGCCACCGCCGCGCTCTGCTGGGGTGAGAGCACAAAGGGGTGGGATGCGGGCACAGGTGGGGATACAGGCGGGGTTGCGGCGCAGGGCCCCGCAGCCAGGCTGAGCCACCCTCCCCGTCTCAGGTGCGCCGCCGGCCGGAGAGCTGCGCTGCCGCTGCGTGCGAGCCGTAGCCGAGCGCATCCCGCCGCGGCACTTGGTCCAGGTGGAGCTCATTCCCGAGGGACCGCACTGCGCCGCACCAGAAGTCATGTGAGTTCTCCCTGTCCTTAACCCTCTCTCCCCCGACCCTGACTGACCCCGCTCGCCCCGCAGAGCCACGACGAAACAGGGTCACACGCTGTGCCTCAGCCCTTCGGTGCCATGGGTGAAGCTGCTCGTCGCCAGGTTCCTCAACAGGTACTTAGCGCGGTGCCCCGCCTGCCTCCAGAGCCGTGGCGGCCGGGGCCGTAGCGCTGAGCGCCCGCTCTCTGCTTGCAGCGCTGCACAGCGGAGCTGAGCTCGGCGAGACGCGGCCGGCGCTTGCGGGGCATCCTAACGGAGCACCTTCGTGCTCGGGGGTCTGAGCGCGCGGGTCTGACTGCTGCGACAGGGAAGCACTGCTCTCAAGTTTTGTCCTCGTTTTCTGCCTTGAAAGCCTTGCTTTCAGGGTGTATTGAAGGAGAAGACTTACAGAGATTATCCTGAATTCTGTCAGTGGAAAAGCTTTGCCTGGACTCCAGCATCAGCAAGCCGCTGATGGGGCTCCTCAGACATGTTATGTGTTATTTTGTATGGTGTAATGTCGTAACTTATATGATGGCGTATATGTAGTGGCCATTGCACTGATGAATGTTTTATCGTAGTCCAAATTCCCTTTT
Proteins encoded in this window:
- the LOC422654 gene encoding growth-regulated alpha protein isoform X1, yielding MSPRLLLPLLLAATAALCWGAPPAGELRCRCVRAVAERIPPRHLVQVELIPEGPHCAAPEVIATTKQGHTLCLSPSVPWVKLLVARFLNRRHQGMRRA
- the LOC422654 gene encoding growth-regulated alpha protein isoform X2; translated protein: MSPRLLLPLLLAATAALCWGAPPAGELRCRCVRAVAERIPPRHLVQVELIPEGPHCAAPEVIATTKQGHTLCLSPSVPWVKLLVARFLNSAAQRS